The proteins below come from a single Prochlorococcus marinus str. MIT 9215 genomic window:
- a CDS encoding RNA-binding S4 domain-containing protein translates to MKLDQFLKWKNLVSSGGEAKIFIKSGSVKVNGVIETRRGRKLNKGDKVIFLKNELIFE, encoded by the coding sequence ATGAAATTGGATCAATTCTTAAAATGGAAAAATTTGGTATCTTCTGGTGGCGAAGCAAAAATTTTTATTAAATCCGGTTCTGTTAAGGTTAATGGTGTAATTGAGACTAGGAGAGGAAGGAAGTTAAACAAGGGAGATAAAGTTATATTTCTAAAAAATGAATTAATTTTTGAATAG